One window of the Flavobacteriaceae bacterium YJPT1-3 genome contains the following:
- a CDS encoding App1 family protein codes for MELDLKIYRGYANDREVVIMGHVFREKAPDRVDTHQSKWKHSLAILRMFRVRTADRAQIDLSFNGKQIRGQTEEDGFFQLIFPYEGELESGWHEVEITARTENHQRTERGEFIKPHPGEYGLISDIDDTFLVSHSGNALKKLYVMLTRNVQRRKVFTGVVEHYRALSQAGREHPSKSNIFFYVSSSEWNLYHFINEFTELHDFPKAVLKLKDIKSGLRDFLKTGAGDHDHKFHKIKHILEFYPRLHFVLFGDDSQQDPDIYERLVARFPKNIKAVYIRQTEKTENKSTRAHVERMEALGVAVCYFRESEQAMEHSQSVGLLSAD; via the coding sequence ATGGAATTGGATTTAAAGATATATCGAGGATACGCCAATGACCGGGAGGTGGTCATCATGGGTCATGTTTTCCGCGAAAAAGCTCCGGACCGGGTAGATACCCATCAATCCAAATGGAAGCATTCGCTGGCCATACTGCGCATGTTTCGCGTTCGAACTGCTGATCGAGCCCAAATTGATTTGAGTTTTAACGGAAAACAAATCCGTGGACAAACCGAAGAAGACGGTTTTTTTCAATTGATTTTTCCCTACGAGGGGGAATTGGAATCCGGCTGGCATGAGGTGGAAATCACAGCAAGAACTGAAAATCATCAGCGCACCGAGCGGGGAGAGTTTATCAAACCCCACCCTGGAGAATACGGCCTCATCTCAGACATTGATGATACCTTCCTGGTTTCTCATTCAGGGAATGCACTCAAAAAACTGTACGTCATGCTTACACGCAATGTCCAGCGGCGCAAAGTATTTACCGGGGTGGTTGAGCATTATCGGGCTTTGAGTCAGGCAGGACGGGAACACCCTTCCAAAAGCAATATTTTCTTCTATGTGTCCAGCAGTGAATGGAACCTTTATCATTTTATCAATGAATTCACCGAACTGCATGATTTTCCCAAGGCGGTACTCAAGCTGAAAGACATCAAATCAGGATTGCGGGATTTTCTAAAGACCGGAGCGGGGGATCACGATCATAAGTTTCATAAGATCAAGCACATACTGGAGTTCTATCCCAGACTTCATTTTGTGCTCTTTGGTGATGACAGTCAGCAAGATCCGGACATCTATGAGCGTTTAGTGGCGCGATTTCCGAAAAACATTAAAGCGGTTTACATCCGGCAGACGGAAAAAACGGAGAACAAGTCAACCCGGGCTCACGTAGAGCGTATGGAAGCCCTGGGCGTCGCGGTCTGTTATTTTAGAGAGAGCGAACAGGCGATGGAGCATTCACAGTCCGTCGGACTTCTTTCGGCAGACTAG
- a CDS encoding glycosidase: protein MRKLVWVIALAFYFPLQAQQVQLINQEQGMQLMVDGEPMMINGMNWDYVPIGKNFSYSLWNQSDELIKAALDSEMSLLRNMGVNAIRVYTGIQPKWIQYIYENYGIYTMLNHAFGRYGLTIDGVWIPNTEYADPATQELLLTEVTQLVNRYKGTPGLLLYLLGNENNYGLFWAGAETEDLPDEDAERAFVGENRGRPMYRLMNEAAKRMKSTGANVPVAMCNGDVLFIDIIAEECPDIDIYGTNMYRGVSFGDAFQVVKEKLNKPILFTEFGADAYHAIQNQEDQKAQAYYMVGNWEEIYKNASGLGLNGNSLGGFTFQFSDGWWKLGQTEDLFKHNTGASWANGGYPHDLEPGENNMNEEWFGICAKGPTNARGLYELYPRAAYYALKEVHQLNPYAPEMTPLFIENYFNSIELMEHVLQARGDKAALGGASNGKIRLSTLRAEFTTFTTGGSLITTPDDADPDAREFPDELGFDHMQSYYVGVEGNPAPNMRAEVTVNVVGNVADNPINEIFYENRARGRRVLTTDGNVELTDVNRVQVYNASYEWNAKEFDLRGFYRTGHYHWGYEGDFFGLYPEANYGPNLDIYNGEILGLEIDGKRALKGLKVAYGPQLWWGANPAILLKYSRRIGKFDVTGIYHEDLDDLGDAVSSIAIPQPVTRRVTLAAKREFGDFEVEVGGIWGGQPLNGREFQIVEGDNPDNYVVYTDEINSGDNWGAKAKITYTGGRFNWYAQGSVLGLVARGGADQTQTFTGWKLRDNGSGNLTNFFTGFTMSFGNLQVAPNFMWQKPIVEAIPNDAPPPARLRNIQDDPFAVRVNRETVAGEILLTFDPTPATWMYEWNNDEMEDAPLAISSGFVYRHLPTTMDAAIGFLDNRNSFAFENSVPARDLWESHTRVVSKLGPNLGVIGNLYFGNAQARGSDERLIERVGGDIRVIYDKFKFVHAFKINDWGPYDYHRDFNLTFPVQLMLDVSMTLGKPSWYILPNTRIGVRGTWRSLNQFSPRYAPNAAVEFADEPIISPVGFDDGNEWEIRTYVHINIGN from the coding sequence ATGAGAAAACTCGTATGGGTTATCGCTTTGGCGTTCTATTTTCCGCTTCAAGCGCAACAAGTCCAATTGATTAACCAGGAACAGGGGATGCAATTGATGGTAGACGGCGAACCGATGATGATCAATGGAATGAATTGGGACTATGTTCCTATAGGAAAAAATTTCTCCTACAGCCTTTGGAATCAATCGGATGAACTTATTAAAGCCGCCCTCGACTCGGAGATGAGTCTCCTTCGCAACATGGGCGTCAATGCCATTCGGGTCTATACCGGTATTCAACCCAAATGGATACAGTATATCTATGAAAATTACGGGATTTACACCATGCTTAATCATGCTTTTGGGCGCTATGGTTTAACCATAGATGGGGTCTGGATTCCAAATACGGAATATGCTGATCCGGCAACACAGGAGCTTTTACTGACGGAGGTAACTCAATTGGTCAACCGTTACAAAGGGACTCCCGGACTGCTTCTGTATTTGCTGGGTAATGAGAATAACTACGGACTCTTTTGGGCAGGAGCGGAAACGGAAGACCTACCCGATGAGGATGCCGAACGCGCCTTTGTGGGCGAAAATCGCGGGCGTCCGATGTATCGACTGATGAATGAAGCAGCCAAGCGTATGAAGAGTACGGGTGCTAATGTTCCAGTCGCCATGTGTAATGGAGATGTCTTGTTTATAGACATTATCGCAGAGGAATGCCCGGATATTGATATTTATGGCACGAATATGTATCGCGGGGTTTCCTTTGGAGATGCCTTTCAGGTCGTAAAGGAGAAATTAAACAAACCCATCTTGTTTACTGAATTTGGGGCAGATGCCTATCACGCTATTCAAAATCAGGAAGATCAAAAAGCACAGGCCTATTATATGGTGGGCAATTGGGAAGAAATCTATAAGAATGCCTCTGGCCTCGGTCTTAACGGAAACTCACTCGGTGGATTCACCTTCCAATTCAGCGATGGTTGGTGGAAACTCGGGCAGACCGAAGATCTCTTTAAACACAACACCGGAGCTTCCTGGGCCAATGGAGGGTATCCTCATGACCTCGAACCCGGGGAGAACAATATGAATGAAGAGTGGTTTGGCATCTGCGCCAAAGGTCCTACCAATGCACGCGGCCTGTATGAGCTCTATCCAAGAGCAGCTTATTATGCTTTAAAGGAAGTGCACCAATTAAATCCTTATGCACCAGAGATGACTCCTCTGTTCATTGAAAATTATTTCAATTCGATCGAGCTTATGGAGCATGTGCTGCAGGCACGCGGAGACAAAGCGGCTCTGGGAGGAGCGTCTAACGGTAAAATACGTCTCAGCACTCTGCGCGCAGAGTTCACGACCTTCACCACCGGTGGATCCTTGATAACTACTCCCGATGATGCCGATCCGGATGCCCGTGAATTTCCGGATGAGCTCGGTTTTGACCACATGCAATCCTATTACGTGGGCGTTGAAGGCAACCCAGCTCCAAACATGCGTGCAGAAGTGACCGTGAATGTAGTGGGCAATGTCGCCGACAATCCCATTAATGAAATTTTTTATGAGAACAGAGCAAGAGGTCGCCGCGTGCTCACCACAGATGGCAATGTAGAATTGACCGATGTTAATCGTGTTCAAGTATATAACGCCTCTTACGAATGGAATGCCAAAGAATTTGACTTGCGTGGATTTTATCGAACCGGTCATTATCACTGGGGCTATGAAGGTGACTTCTTTGGACTCTATCCTGAAGCCAACTACGGGCCCAATCTCGATATTTACAACGGTGAAATCTTAGGGCTGGAAATAGATGGCAAGCGCGCCCTCAAAGGACTGAAAGTAGCTTACGGTCCGCAGCTTTGGTGGGGAGCCAATCCGGCCATCCTCCTCAAATACAGCAGACGCATTGGAAAATTTGACGTGACCGGTATTTATCACGAAGATCTGGATGATCTTGGAGATGCGGTCTCCTCCATAGCGATACCACAGCCGGTGACCCGTCGGGTTACGCTTGCCGCTAAACGGGAATTTGGAGACTTCGAAGTGGAAGTAGGAGGCATCTGGGGAGGTCAACCGCTTAATGGCAGAGAATTTCAAATTGTAGAAGGAGATAATCCCGATAATTATGTCGTTTACACGGATGAAATAAACTCCGGTGACAACTGGGGAGCCAAGGCCAAAATAACCTACACTGGTGGCAGATTCAACTGGTACGCTCAGGGCTCTGTTCTGGGATTGGTAGCTCGTGGGGGTGCTGACCAGACACAGACCTTTACCGGATGGAAATTAAGAGACAACGGTAGTGGAAACCTGACGAATTTCTTTACCGGATTCACCATGAGCTTCGGTAATCTACAAGTAGCCCCTAATTTTATGTGGCAGAAACCTATTGTTGAGGCGATCCCTAACGATGCGCCGCCGCCTGCCCGACTGCGCAACATTCAGGACGATCCTTTTGCAGTACGCGTCAATCGGGAAACTGTTGCCGGTGAAATTCTTCTGACGTTCGATCCTACTCCGGCTACCTGGATGTATGAGTGGAATAATGATGAAATGGAGGATGCACCTCTGGCCATAAGTTCAGGATTCGTCTATCGTCATCTGCCTACGACCATGGATGCGGCCATCGGTTTTCTGGACAATCGAAATTCTTTTGCCTTCGAAAACTCCGTTCCCGCCAGAGACTTATGGGAGAGTCATACTCGGGTCGTTTCGAAGCTGGGGCCCAATTTAGGAGTGATCGGGAATTTATATTTCGGTAATGCCCAGGCACGTGGTAGTGATGAGCGTCTTATCGAACGGGTGGGCGGAGATATCCGCGTGATCTACGACAAATTCAAATTTGTACATGCCTTCAAAATAAATGATTGGGGACCTTATGATTATCATAGGGATTTTAACCTCACCTTCCCGGTTCAGCTGATGCTAGACGTATCCATGACACTGGGTAAACCAAGCTGGTACATTCTACCCAACACGCGCATTGGAGTGCGCGGTACCTGGAGATCCCTTAATCAATTTTCACCGCGTTATGCGCCAAATGCAGCCGTAGAATTTGCAGATGAGCCTATCATCAGTCCGGTAGGGTTTGACGACGGTAACGAATGGGAGATCAGGACCTATGTACATATAAATATTGGTAATTAA
- a CDS encoding M20/M25/M40 family metallo-hydrolase — MTQIPKSAVLLLSGLFLCFAFAKANAQSLSKKEQRIIDKVVQNNAEALSFLETVVNVNSGTLNPEGVREVGRLFSTEFEEIGFETEWVPMPEAMNRAGHLVAKISGDKGKRLLLIGHLDTVFEEDSDFQKFTKINDSIATGPGANDMKGGDVVVLYALKALREAKVLDDAQITVVFTGDEESTGKPLSISRKALIDAARQSDIALGFETSTGYDNATVARRGSSGWKVTVTGKRAHSSGIFNERIGAGANFELARILHQFYTDVKGEDLLTFNPGMLLGGTTMTLDAEKSRGTIFGKGNVVAQTAYAQGGLRFISEEQKERAREKMRTIVQNNLPQTSAEIEFIDSYPAMGPTKANYQLLETLSQVSQDLGQPKVEAYDPAKRGAADVSFVAEYVAALDGLGTMGSGAHTPQETVNLNTVEDLTKRTAILIYRLINQKRKS; from the coding sequence ATGACTCAGATACCTAAATCGGCAGTTTTGCTTTTAAGCGGTTTGTTCTTGTGTTTCGCTTTCGCGAAAGCGAACGCCCAATCCTTATCTAAAAAAGAGCAGCGCATTATTGATAAAGTTGTTCAAAACAATGCAGAGGCCCTAAGCTTCCTGGAAACTGTGGTCAACGTGAACAGTGGAACCCTGAACCCGGAAGGCGTACGTGAAGTGGGGCGCTTGTTCAGTACCGAATTTGAGGAGATCGGTTTTGAGACCGAGTGGGTCCCCATGCCGGAAGCCATGAACCGGGCCGGTCATTTAGTAGCTAAGATATCGGGGGATAAAGGCAAACGCCTGTTGTTGATAGGCCATTTGGATACGGTCTTTGAAGAAGACAGCGATTTTCAGAAATTCACCAAGATCAATGATAGCATCGCCACCGGACCGGGGGCTAATGACATGAAAGGCGGTGATGTAGTGGTCTTGTACGCCTTAAAAGCCCTACGGGAGGCTAAAGTGTTGGACGACGCCCAGATCACCGTAGTGTTTACCGGAGATGAAGAGAGCACGGGGAAGCCGCTAAGTATCAGTAGAAAAGCCTTGATCGATGCGGCCAGGCAGAGTGATATTGCCCTGGGTTTTGAAACCTCCACAGGCTACGACAATGCTACGGTGGCGCGTCGAGGTTCTTCCGGATGGAAAGTCACGGTGACCGGAAAACGCGCCCACTCTTCAGGAATCTTTAATGAGCGCATAGGGGCCGGTGCTAATTTTGAGTTGGCCCGTATTCTGCATCAGTTTTATACGGATGTTAAAGGAGAGGACTTACTCACCTTCAATCCAGGGATGTTGCTGGGTGGAACCACCATGACCCTGGACGCAGAAAAGAGTCGGGGTACGATTTTCGGTAAAGGCAATGTGGTGGCTCAAACCGCCTATGCGCAAGGTGGATTGCGTTTTATCTCCGAAGAACAGAAAGAACGAGCCCGGGAAAAAATGAGGACCATCGTACAGAATAATTTACCCCAAACCTCGGCCGAGATCGAATTTATCGACAGCTACCCGGCCATGGGACCTACCAAGGCCAATTACCAATTGTTGGAAACCCTCAGCCAGGTCAGTCAGGATCTCGGGCAACCCAAGGTGGAAGCCTACGATCCGGCCAAACGAGGAGCCGCTGATGTTTCTTTTGTGGCCGAATATGTAGCCGCATTGGATGGTTTGGGTACCATGGGATCAGGAGCACATACGCCACAAGAAACCGTTAATTTGAATACGGTGGAAGATTTAACCAAGCGGACAGCCATTTTGATCTACCGCTTAATCAATCAGAAACGCAAATCATGA
- a CDS encoding glycoside hydrolase family 16 protein, translating into MKNINLRYRQLRFRESFILMLLCALLISSCETDETQRVTNFENLILDEDFDQDGAPDPALWGYDLGTGENGWGNQELQYYTNRESNVTVQNGVLLITARRENFQGSNYTSARLITRDRFEQAYGRFEARIRLPYGQGIWPAFWMLGASDTEVWPNIGEIDIMEYRGQEPTVVLGSMHGPGYSGGEAITKRYELEGDRFDTGFHIFGIEWTPEYVNFYVDDVLYNQITRADVPGEWVFDNPFYMLMNVAVGGTFVGPPNTEAEFPQTMLVDYVRVYEYEDYNF; encoded by the coding sequence ATGAAAAATATAAACCTTAGATACCGTCAATTGCGCTTTCGCGAAAGCTTTATCCTTATGCTTTTATGCGCACTATTGATCTCCTCTTGTGAAACAGACGAAACGCAACGAGTGACTAATTTTGAAAACCTCATTCTTGACGAAGATTTTGATCAGGACGGAGCTCCGGATCCAGCCCTCTGGGGCTATGATCTGGGAACCGGTGAAAATGGCTGGGGCAATCAGGAATTACAGTACTACACCAATCGCGAGTCCAATGTCACCGTACAGAATGGAGTGCTACTCATTACCGCACGACGAGAGAACTTTCAAGGTTCTAACTATACCTCAGCGCGCCTGATCACCCGAGATCGTTTTGAGCAAGCCTACGGCCGTTTTGAAGCTAGAATTCGATTGCCCTACGGCCAGGGGATCTGGCCAGCGTTTTGGATGTTGGGCGCCAGCGATACAGAAGTTTGGCCTAATATCGGAGAGATTGACATCATGGAATATCGAGGTCAGGAACCTACGGTGGTCTTAGGATCCATGCACGGTCCGGGATACTCCGGCGGAGAAGCCATTACCAAACGATACGAACTCGAAGGAGACCGTTTTGACACCGGATTTCACATTTTCGGTATAGAATGGACTCCCGAGTACGTCAATTTCTATGTCGACGATGTACTCTACAATCAGATCACCCGGGCCGATGTGCCTGGAGAATGGGTCTTTGACAATCCTTTTTATATGCTCATGAACGTTGCCGTTGGAGGCACTTTTGTTGGGCCTCCCAATACTGAAGCTGAATTCCCGCAGACGATGCTGGTCGATTACGTACGCGTTTACGAGTACGAAGACTATAACTTTTAA
- a CDS encoding diacylglycerol kinase family protein: MRRFFSLKLGTFKWMSKESIHKILAVVNPISGDQDKEDMIDCIREHLNEGQELQLLRTSGEKDLEAIQKQLDADTPDRVLVVGGDGTIKLVVEALGDRNQALGIIPAGSSNGLATALDLPLDWREAVGVALGDHSKPLDVLQINNELSVHISDFGVNAALIEEYSASRIRGKFGYMINTVPALIKADYPYTFTIKTGEETRTVQGIMLAIANGRKFGTGAQINPRGDMHDGLFEILVFKNLDVIQILQTLQDQEELDPDFAECWQTDQASIRCDRPVPFQIDGEPAGRLEEVQVKMLKHRVRIVSP, encoded by the coding sequence ATGCGCCGCTTCTTTTCCCTAAAATTAGGTACATTTAAATGGATGTCGAAAGAAAGTATACACAAAATTCTAGCGGTGGTCAATCCCATTTCCGGAGATCAGGATAAGGAGGACATGATTGACTGTATTCGGGAACACCTGAACGAGGGACAGGAACTACAATTATTAAGGACCAGCGGGGAAAAGGATTTGGAAGCCATTCAAAAGCAATTGGACGCCGATACTCCCGACCGGGTGCTTGTGGTGGGCGGTGATGGGACCATCAAATTAGTGGTAGAAGCCCTGGGTGATCGTAATCAAGCCCTGGGTATCATTCCTGCAGGATCGTCCAATGGTCTGGCGACAGCTCTTGATTTGCCTTTGGATTGGAGGGAAGCAGTTGGCGTGGCTTTAGGAGATCACAGCAAACCCCTGGATGTCTTGCAGATCAATAACGAGCTGAGCGTTCACATCAGTGATTTTGGGGTCAATGCGGCACTAATCGAGGAATACAGTGCGAGTAGGATACGGGGCAAATTTGGATACATGATCAATACGGTTCCGGCGCTGATTAAAGCCGACTATCCCTATACCTTTACCATTAAAACTGGGGAAGAAACCCGAACCGTACAGGGCATTATGCTGGCCATCGCTAATGGAAGGAAATTCGGTACCGGAGCCCAGATCAATCCCCGGGGCGATATGCACGATGGCCTTTTTGAGATCCTGGTATTCAAAAACCTCGACGTAATTCAGATCTTGCAGACCTTACAGGATCAGGAAGAATTAGACCCTGATTTTGCCGAATGCTGGCAAACCGATCAGGCGAGTATACGATGTGATCGCCCCGTTCCCTTCCAGATCGATGGTGAGCCGGCAGGAAGACTGGAGGAAGTTCAGGTAAAAATGCTGAAGCATCGCGTGCGTATCGTTTCACCTTGA
- the rseP gene encoding RIP metalloprotease RseP: MEVYLIKGAQLFLSLSILIVLHEFGHFLPARAFKIRVEKFFLFFDVKFALFRKKIGETVYGIGWLPLGGYVKIAGMIDESMDKEQMAQPPKPWEFRSKPAWQRLIVMVGGVTVNVIVAFLIYIMIIFFYGQQYSTPEDMKYGFGVSPTMERYGFEQGDQVLAVNGEPLFDVLDINTYLMMRDVNTVTVEHQNGSTETIKLPETIGDELFSAGDFPPFTLDRYPVQLDSVAAGGPADQAGLQVTDALVAINGTPITYRSDINQALRQSGEQTTTTLEIRREGTPMTLEVQREVGGPLGIFTTSRDQDFIERQTKTYSFGESISEGISYGYWTLRDYVAQFRYVFTKKGATQVGGFGAIAGLFPASWDWVEFWHSTAFISIILAFMNILPIPALDGGHVMFLLYEMISGRKPNEKFMEYATIAGFVLILSLVLFANGNDIYRAIFG, from the coding sequence ATGGAAGTGTATTTGATTAAAGGAGCTCAGCTCTTTTTAAGTTTATCTATCTTGATCGTCCTGCACGAGTTTGGACATTTCTTGCCGGCCCGCGCTTTTAAGATACGAGTTGAGAAATTTTTCCTCTTTTTTGATGTCAAGTTTGCCCTGTTCCGCAAGAAAATTGGGGAGACCGTTTACGGTATTGGCTGGCTCCCTTTAGGCGGATATGTAAAGATCGCCGGGATGATCGACGAAAGTATGGATAAGGAGCAAATGGCGCAACCGCCTAAGCCCTGGGAATTTCGCTCCAAACCGGCCTGGCAACGGCTGATTGTAATGGTGGGAGGGGTAACGGTCAATGTGATCGTGGCCTTCCTGATTTACATCATGATCATTTTCTTCTACGGCCAGCAGTATTCCACACCGGAGGACATGAAATATGGTTTTGGGGTCTCGCCAACCATGGAGCGCTATGGTTTTGAGCAGGGAGATCAGGTGCTAGCAGTAAATGGCGAACCCTTATTTGATGTCCTTGACATTAACACGTATTTAATGATGCGGGACGTGAATACCGTGACCGTAGAGCATCAAAATGGATCTACAGAAACCATCAAGCTTCCGGAGACAATTGGAGATGAATTATTCAGTGCCGGCGATTTCCCTCCTTTTACTTTAGATCGTTATCCTGTTCAATTGGATAGTGTAGCGGCCGGAGGACCGGCCGATCAGGCAGGATTACAAGTCACGGACGCTTTGGTAGCCATCAATGGCACTCCCATCACCTATCGTTCCGACATTAATCAGGCCTTACGCCAAAGTGGAGAACAAACCACGACCACCCTAGAAATTCGACGCGAGGGAACTCCTATGACTTTGGAAGTTCAACGCGAAGTGGGCGGTCCGCTGGGTATATTTACGACCAGCCGGGATCAGGATTTTATTGAACGTCAAACCAAGACGTATTCGTTCGGCGAAAGTATTTCGGAAGGAATTAGTTATGGGTATTGGACCCTAAGAGATTATGTAGCGCAGTTCCGCTATGTGTTTACCAAAAAAGGGGCTACTCAGGTAGGTGGTTTTGGAGCGATAGCAGGCCTCTTTCCAGCCAGCTGGGATTGGGTAGAATTTTGGCATTCTACGGCCTTTATTTCGATCATTTTGGCCTTTATGAACATCCTCCCCATTCCTGCACTCGATGGCGGACATGTGATGTTCCTCTTGTACGAAATGATCAGCGGGCGCAAGCCAAATGAAAAATTTATGGAATACGCTACTATTGCCGGTTTTGTACTGATCTTATCTTTGGTGTTATTTGCTAATGGAAATGACATTTACCGGGCTATTTTCGGCTAG
- a CDS encoding Ig-like domain-containing protein: protein MTEINRQLKTHGWILLALGMVLNSCERDFSDEVEFAEFSSTPEVFIDGFSAGLEYLPFQGSKLDAFTVETQMVYEGEAAMRFDVPNEGDPLGAFAGAIFPDPTGRNLTQYDALTFWARASQAGTINEIGFGNDFGQSRYLVTKRNMRISTAWRKYVIPIPDPEKLVRESGLFWYAEGPEEGNGYTFWIDELQFERLGTLAQPRPAILNGEEVVQQGFVGNEVTLSGLTQTFNLATGENQTVDVAPAYYTFTSSDPDIARVNELGVVSILNQGTATITALLDNVKAAGSLTIESLGDFVNAPTPTRDAANVISIFSDAYTNIPVDFYNGFFAPFQTTLGGADLNINGDNIIRYTDLNFVATEFKNPTIDVTSMTGFHVDIQVQEPIDAGDFIRIELGDFGADAVFGGGDDSSGSIIIPSDQLIANEWISLDLPLADFTGLDSPTNLAQIFFISDATVSTILVDNMYFYRE from the coding sequence ATGACGGAAATAAATCGACAACTCAAAACCCATGGATGGATACTGCTCGCACTGGGCATGGTCCTAAATTCTTGCGAGCGTGACTTCTCAGATGAGGTTGAATTTGCTGAATTCTCTTCCACACCTGAAGTCTTTATTGATGGCTTCAGCGCAGGTCTGGAGTACCTCCCATTCCAAGGCTCAAAACTAGACGCGTTCACCGTAGAAACCCAGATGGTTTATGAAGGGGAGGCGGCCATGCGTTTTGACGTACCTAATGAAGGTGATCCGCTTGGAGCTTTTGCAGGAGCAATTTTTCCGGATCCCACCGGAAGAAATCTTACCCAATACGACGCACTTACTTTTTGGGCGAGAGCTTCTCAAGCAGGAACCATCAATGAAATTGGATTTGGCAATGATTTTGGCCAAAGCCGGTATTTGGTGACCAAAAGAAATATGCGAATCAGCACGGCCTGGAGAAAATACGTAATTCCTATACCTGATCCTGAAAAGCTGGTTCGCGAAAGTGGCTTATTCTGGTACGCCGAAGGTCCGGAAGAAGGAAACGGCTACACCTTCTGGATAGACGAATTACAATTCGAACGCCTAGGAACTCTGGCCCAACCCAGACCGGCCATACTCAACGGGGAAGAGGTCGTTCAACAAGGCTTTGTAGGCAACGAGGTGACGCTTAGCGGACTTACCCAAACCTTTAATTTGGCCACGGGTGAAAATCAAACGGTAGATGTGGCTCCGGCTTACTATACCTTCACTTCCTCTGATCCGGACATTGCCCGAGTCAATGAGCTCGGTGTGGTCTCCATTTTAAATCAGGGAACGGCCACCATTACCGCTCTCTTGGATAATGTGAAAGCTGCAGGTTCACTTACCATTGAGTCTCTGGGAGATTTTGTCAATGCCCCTACTCCTACTCGAGATGCGGCCAATGTGATCAGCATATTTAGCGACGCCTACACCAATATTCCGGTAGACTTTTATAACGGTTTTTTTGCCCCCTTTCAAACCACACTTGGCGGAGCAGACTTGAACATCAATGGAGATAATATCATTCGCTATACAGACTTAAACTTCGTCGCGACAGAATTTAAGAACCCCACCATTGATGTGACCAGCATGACCGGATTTCACGTTGACATTCAAGTACAGGAACCTATTGATGCCGGAGACTTTATCCGAATAGAATTGGGCGACTTTGGTGCAGACGCGGTCTTTGGTGGTGGTGATGACTCCAGCGGTTCAATCATCATTCCAAGCGATCAATTGATAGCCAATGAGTGGATCAGTCTCGACCTGCCATTGGCTGATTTCACCGGTCTTGATTCGCCTACCAATCTAGCGCAAATCTTTTTTATCTCTGACGCCACCGTATCCACCATTCTGGTAGATAATATGTATTTCTACCGCGAGTAA